The nucleotide window CTGTGTGTCGCTCCAAGTGTTCGTGGTGCCGTCAAACCAGCCTTCCTTAGCGCGGGACAAATCCGCCGTCTTACGCGTGGTGGCTGATGGATCGACAAAGAGGAGGTTGGTTGAGGAAACGCCCGGCAGCGTGTACTTGTACCAGCCGCACCCCACAGTCTCAGCTGTCATGGTTTTGCCCGGCCAGGTGCTATCGGTCACTGCGCCCGTCGGCGAAGCATTCCAGTGATGGATGTTCGCACCACCCCAAGCCGTAGGCTTCTTGAAGTGAACGGTTAGCCCAGCAGGCGTGCCCACCTGCACCCCAGTGACTTCAACCCCGGCAGATTCTTTACCGTCACTCGTCAGGGTCGTGACCTTGAAATCGTAAGACCCCGTGGCCAGGTTGCTCGCCGTATAGCCCGTCGCAGTGCTCGAAAGCGGCGTGGAGGTCAGGCGGGTATAGGTCGGGCTGCCACTCCCCTTGCTATACACGTTGTAGCCGGTGACGGTGCAGCCTGAGGGGGCAGTCCAGTTGACAGTCGCGCTCGTACTGCTGCCTTGGCCACTGAGAGCGGTGAGGTTGCAGTTGGCTGGAGGAGGCGTCCCGCCCGACTTCACGATCAGGACCGTCCGGGCTGGAACGGTACCCACCAGCTTGCCGCTGCTGTTCACACTAAGGGTATTGGTACGTCCCGTAAGTTCCGTCACGCTTCCTGATGAGAGGAGACCACTCACAGATATGCCGCCCAAGCTGCCCAGGTCCAGCGTCCCATCGGAGCCGTTCACCACCGTTACGATGGACGCTTCGCCGGACAGCGTCCGCGCAAAGGCGTACAGGTTCGCGCCGCCACCAGGACGCCACAGTTCCTTATGCGCACCGTTGGTCAAGGCTGGATTGGCTCGGCGGGCGTCACTGAGAGCCTTGATGCGGGTCACCAGAGAAGAGGTGCTTGCTGCACTGAAGTTCATGTCCTCGCGGTTGGTCTGACCGGAGGGATTGTTATAGGGGTCGCCCTTGCCCTGCATGGCGATCTCGGTGCCGTAGTAAACGCTGGGGGTACCACGCACTGTGAATTGCAGCGAGAGTGCAGCGTCTAGCCGTTCGCGTTGCTCGTTGAACGGAATCCCATTCTCAATTCCTTCGGACATGAAGCGCCGGACGTCGTGGTTATCGAGGAACGTCGTCAGGCGGCTGGAATCACTGTAGGAGGTGTTCGCCAGAACATTCGCAACACCATCCAGTGAGCCGCGCTTGCCCAGTGAGTCGCGCAGCGCACCGTACAACGGGAAGTCAAACATGGAGGGCGAACCCAGGTTCAGATATTTGTTG belongs to Deinococcus sedimenti and includes:
- a CDS encoding alpha-amylase family glycosyl hydrolase; translation: MSKTKLGFAGTLAVTSFLLAGCGVQKNAALPINYSNGDSLHSQALPATDWRKEVLYFALTDRFANGNTSNDNGNNNRAGDAKDLGNPMGWHGGDFAGLRQKIESGYFSNLGVTAIWISPVTLQVPAVMAQSGPNSGKYHAGYAAYWTEDFFQVEPHFGNLQDLKDLVNAAHAKGLRVVQDMVLNHAGYEAQLARQKPSWFYKGSCINDQKCSLDGLPDFDQDNSEVKQYLNDSVNYWVSQTGIDGIRMDTIKHVNDSYWPQFFAAGGPGDASKVWTVGEAFTFDPGYINKYLNLGSPSMFDFPLYGALRDSLGKRGSLDGVANVLANTSYSDSSRLTTFLDNHDVRRFMSEGIENGIPFNEQRERLDAALSLQFTVRGTPSVYYGTEIAMQGKGDPYNNPSGQTNREDMNFSAASTSSLVTRIKALSDARRANPALTNGAHKELWRPGGGANLYAFARTLSGEASIVTVVNGSDGTLDLGSLGGISVSGLLSSGSVTELTGRTNTLSVNSSGKLVGTVPARTVLIVKSGGTPPPANCNLTALSGQGSSTSATVNWTAPSGCTVTGYNVYSKGSGSPTYTRLTSTPLSSTATGYTASNLATGSYDFKVTTLTSDGKESAGVEVTGVQVGTPAGLTVHFKKPTAWGGANIHHWNASPTGAVTDSTWPGKTMTAETVGCGWYKYTLPGVSSTNLLFVDPSATTRKTADLSRAKEGWFDGTTNTWSDTQPACDPITTTTKVTFQVTASTTLGQNVFLVGDVTELKAWDTANALSMTPSGCSGSTCTWTSAPIELKSNAGIQFKFIKKSGSSVSWEGGSNRTYTVPATGTASYNGGSWR